The nucleotide sequence TCGAGACGGCGCAGCCGGAAGATCAGGCCATCATCAGCATTTTCGCGGCTGACGCCCTGGAAATGCCGCGTGTGATCAAGATGCTGGAACGTCATCCGCTGGGCAGCCAGGCGTTTATCCCGCTGCTCGGCCATCCCTTTCTGGTCGTGGTCGCGCCTGCTGGCGATGAACCTGTACCAGGTGCTGTCCGCGCCTTCCGTAGCAACGGAAGGCAGGGCGTCAATTACCACCGCGGCGTCTGGCACCACCCGGTGCTGACGATCGAAAAGCGGGATGAATTCCTGGTGGTCGATCGCAGCGGTTCTGGCAACAACTGCGACGAGCATTTCTTTAGCGAGGATGAGCTGTACCTCGACCCCCACCGGGACTCGCAGTGAGCGCAACACAGGCTTTCCGCTACGAGTCGAATAACAAGAAACAACGGTCGGTTCGCCGACCGCGCGAGAGGTAAAAATCGTGGACGCACATCTCACCGAATGGCTGAACCTGGGTATTCGCTGGATTCACATGATCGTCGGCATCGCCTGGATCGGTGCCTCCTTCTACTTCGTCTGGCTGGAGAACAACCTCAACCGCAGCAATCCGCGGGAAGGCCTGTCGGGCGATCTATGGGCAATTCACGGTGGCGGCATCTACCACCTGGAGAAGTACAAGCTCGCCCCGCCGCAAATGCCGGAAAACCTGCACTGGTTCAAGTGGGAGGCCTACACCACCTGGCTGTCGGGCGTCGCCCTACTGATGGTGGTCTACTACCTCAATCCCGGCCTGTACCTTGTCCTGCCGGGCAGTGACCTGTCCCCTGCAGCCGCGGTGGCCATCGGCTTCGGTTCGCTGATCGTCGGCTGGTTCGTCTATGACCTGCTTTGCGACTCCGGTCTGGGCAAGACCCCGGCGCTGCTCGGCCTGGTCCTGTTCGTTCTGGTAATCGCCGCTTGCTGGGGCTATTCGCAGATCTTCAGCGGCCGTGCTGCCTACATCCATACCGGTGCGCTGATCGGCACCATCATGGTCGGCAACGTGTTCCGCATCATCATGCCGGCCCAGCGTGCGCTGGTGAAGGCGATCGAAGAGAACCGTACCCCGGACCCGGTACTGCCGGCCAAGGGCCTGCTGCGCTCGCGCCACAACAACTACTTCACCCTGCCGGTGCTGTTCATCATGATCAGCAACCACTTCCCGAGCACCTACGGCAGCGAATACAACTGGCTGATCCTGGCTGCACTCGGCGCGTTGTCGGTACTGGTACGTCACTACTTCAACACCCGCCACGACAGCAACCGCTTCGCCTGGGCGCTGCCTGCCGCAGCGGTCGGCATGATCTGCCTGGCCTTCGTGCTGTCGCCGAACCGCCAGCCGGTGCCGCAGAACCTTGCGCCGACCACACCGGAGCAAGCCAGCATCAGCGAGCAGCAGAACAACGCTGAAAGCCATAGCCAGTTCAGCAAGGTCAGCAGCGTGATCGAAGAACGTTGCACGGTGTGCCATTCGGCCAAGCCCACCAGCCCTCTGTTCAGCGCAGCGCCAGCCGGCGTGATGTTCGACACCCCCGAACAGATCCAGCAGATGGCGGCCAAGATCCATGCGCAGACGATTGCCAGCCAGATCATGCCGCTGGGCAACATCACGCAGATGACTCAGGAAGAGCGTGATCTGCTGGCCACCTGGATTGCTCAGGGAGCGCAGATCAACTGAGGGCTGAAGGCCTTCGCCAGCAGCGCTCTGAACGCTGCAACTGCAGCCCGCCATGTGCGGGCTGCTTGCTATCTGATGGCCAATCGACAGTTCCAGACATTGTGTACAATAGGAAAATTATTTGTTTGGCAACTTGTCTACAATTGCTATAGTTAAAATAACTGACCGCCCGGACAACAATTCGGCAGATCAGGCACCAGTCCTAAGCCATGACGAACAATAAATAACAGGCAGGCTGAACCATGCTCCCAAGCGAATTCCGGAGTCTTCTGACTCCTCCCTCATCAGCGATAACAAGACGGGCCTGCACCGAGCCTACGCCGGCGTCTTCACTGTTTTCATTGCCCGATCAGGCTGACCCCGCCCCCTTTTGCTGCGGCATGTGACTGCGCAGTGAAATTACCGTCAAAGCCACAATAAAAAACCAAGGGTACTCAGATGAACTTCAAACTCGCTCCGCTCTCCCTCGCCCTGGCCGGCTCTCTGCTCGCTGCTCCGGCCTTTGCTGAAATGCATTGGCAGAACAACAGCCTGACCTATCTGTACGGCAAGAACTTCGCCGTTGACTCTGGCCAGGACGGCCGTGAAGCCGACATTCAGCAGACCATTACCTTCGAGCACGCCAGTGGCTGGAACTGGGGCGACATGTTCCTGTTCGTCGATCACAAGTGGTTCAACGGCCATTCGGGCAAGGACGGCCGTACTTACTACGGCGAGTTCAGCCCGCGCCTGTCGCTGGGCAAGGTCACCGGCAAGGATCTGTCCTTCGGCCCGATCAAGGATGTGCTGATCTCCGCCACCTATGAGCGCGGTGAAAGCCAGGCCGACGGCACGCCGAACCAGAATTACCTGCTCGGCCCGGCGGTGGACCTGGAAGTGCCCGGCTTCGACCGCTTCGCCATCAACACTTACTACCGCAAGCCCGACGGCGCCACCGGCAAGGCCAGCGGCCAATGGCAGATCACCCCGACCTGGGCCATGACCATTCCGGTAGGCAAGTCCGACATCCTCTTCGACGGCTACATCGACTGGGTGGTCAACGACGCCGGCTCGAAGAACAGCCCCGACTACGTGGCGAAGAACCTGCACATCAACCCGCAGATCAAGTACGACCTGGGCAAGGCCCTGGACAAGAAGGCGGGCATGCTCTACGTCGGTATCGAATACGACTACTGGAGCAACAAGTACGGCATCGAAGACAGCAGCGCCTTCAACACCGATAACAACGTCGTCAACTTTATCGTCAAGGCGCACTACTTCTAAGTTTTCATCGCGCCGGAGATGAGAAAAAGCCGTTAGGCCTAATGCCAGTCAGTCAACCTGACTGGCATTTTTGTTTGTCCTCTAGTCAGGGCAGATCTGCGCTTTTTGTAAAACCGAATTTATTTGCGAGCTTTTCACGAGCCCGCATAAAAGCTCGTGACCAGGGCTACTCCTATACAGTCCAGCCGAGTGCCCAGCTTTTCTGTAGGAGCGAACTTGTTCGCGAACTCTCGCAGGCCAACCACAGCGCAGAACCACAAGAGCAGGCTCGCGGCCAAGGCCCACCCCCACGGAGGCCGAGCAACTGCTCGGCCTCCGTGGTCGTCCTAGGTTTCCTACAGCCGGAAACTACCCATCTTGCGCTGCAGATCCTCGGCCAAGCGGCTCAGCTCCCGGCATCGCTCCAGGCAACCCTGGACTTCGCTCGCTGTGCTCTGGGCCAGATCGGCGATTCCCTGGACGTTGTGAGTGATCTCTTCGGTAACGCTGCTTTGCTCCTCGGTCGCGGCCGCCACCTGGGTGTTCATATCGCTGATCGCTTCGATCTGCTCGGTGATGGTCGCCAAAGAGGTGCCGGTGCGCTGGCTGGCCTGCACACCGGTGCCGGTTGCCGCCTGCCCGGCATGCATCGAGGTGACCGCGTTCTCCGCGCCACTCTTGAGCCCCTGGATCATCTGCTGAATCTCGTCGGTGGAGGCCTGGGTCCGGCTGGCGAGTGTGCGGACTTCATCGGCCACCACCGCAAAACCACGCCCCATTTCACCGGCTCGGGCCGCCTCGATGGCAGCGTTGAGCGCCAGCAGGTTGGTCTGTTCGGAAATGCTGCGAATCACTGCCAGCACCTTGTCGATATCAGCCACCTGTTGCGCCAGATCTGTCACGGCCTCTGCGGCATCGCCGATGTCGCCGGACATGCGCTCTATATGCGCGATGGACTCACCCACCACCGTGCGCGCCTGCAGCGCTTCTCCACGCGCGCCCTGGGATGCCTGCGCCGCGTTGCTGGCATTACGGGCGATCTCCTGTACGGTCAGCCCCATCTCATGCACAGCCGTAGCGACCATGTCGGTCATCTCATTCTGCCGGCCAGCGCGCCCGGCAGTGTTGTCCACCACCTGAGACACCTGTACCACCGCCTCGCGCAGCTGCTCGCTGGTGGTCAGCACATCGCCAATCAAAACGCGCAGGCTGGCGATAAAACGATTGAACCCACGGGCAAGATCACCCAGCTCATCGGCCCTGCTCTCGTCCAGCCGCCGAGTGAGATCACCACCGCCGCCACCGATCTCCACCAGGGCGCTGGTGACCTGGCGGATCGGTCTGACCAGTCCGCGCGCCAGCAACACCACCAGGAAGAGGAAAAACAGCGCCACCCCCAGACCGATCAGGCTGGTGCTCCACAGCGTCTGCCGCGCTTCACCAAAGATCTGAGTTTCCGGCACTTCGCTGACAAGCATCCAACCGAGACTCTGTATCGGCTGTGCCAGCGCCATGAAAGCTTCGCCGTCGCGCTCAAAACGAACCGTCTGCTTCTCGCCGCCCAGCAGTCGTCCGGCCGCCTCGCCGCCCATAAGCCTGGCCAGTTCCGCGCTGTCGTTGTAGTCGCTGTTCGGGTGGACCATGACGCGTCCGGCGGCATTGACGAGATAGACCTCACCCCGCTCGCCGAAGCGAAACCCGCTGATCAGCTCGGACATCGTCTGCAGGCTGTAGCCCAGCCCGACGGCACCCAGCTTGCGACCGTCGGCGACGATGCGCTGGTTGATGAACATCGTCGGCTGGCGCGTGGCTTTGTCGATATCGATGTCGACACGGCTGTCCCGGTTGCCATCGATCAAGCTATAGAACCAGCCCTCGCTCGGGTTGCTGCGGTCGAGCACCCGCGTCAGTCCACTTTCGGTGTGGTAATGACCGCTGGCGAGAACGGCGATGGAGGTAGTCAGCGCCCCCTGCTGCGCGCGCACCCCCTCAAGATAACGGCTCATGGTTTCCGCCTGCTCAGCACTCTCGCCATTGAGCAGCCAGTCTTGGACCAGCGTATTTCCGGCTATTCCCGCCGCGGCCGTGATCGGAGCGGTCAAGGTGCGCTCGATATCGTTGCGGATGGCGGTGACATTGGCCGGCAACGCTTCGCCGACCAGATATCGCTCAGCCAGGCGATTGACCGCCGAGGAATACACCAGGATGACAATCAGGATGCTGGTCAACAGGGCTGCGCCCATGCTGACAATCAGCTGCCACTGGATGCTGCGATTCATAAAGCCCATGGTGCTTACCTCGGTCTTGTCGATTATTTTTTGTATACAAAACGGGAACAGCCAGATCGC is from Pseudomonas saudiphocaensis and encodes:
- a CDS encoding ureidoglycolate lyase encodes the protein MRTLKIEPLTKEAFAPFGDVIETEGSEYFMINNGSTRRYHKLATVETAQPEDQAIISIFAADALEMPRVIKMLERHPLGSQAFIPLLGHPFLVVVAPAGDEPVPGAVRAFRSNGRQGVNYHRGVWHHPVLTIEKRDEFLVVDRSGSGNNCDEHFFSEDELYLDPHRDSQ
- a CDS encoding urate hydroxylase PuuD translates to MDAHLTEWLNLGIRWIHMIVGIAWIGASFYFVWLENNLNRSNPREGLSGDLWAIHGGGIYHLEKYKLAPPQMPENLHWFKWEAYTTWLSGVALLMVVYYLNPGLYLVLPGSDLSPAAAVAIGFGSLIVGWFVYDLLCDSGLGKTPALLGLVLFVLVIAACWGYSQIFSGRAAYIHTGALIGTIMVGNVFRIIMPAQRALVKAIEENRTPDPVLPAKGLLRSRHNNYFTLPVLFIMISNHFPSTYGSEYNWLILAALGALSVLVRHYFNTRHDSNRFAWALPAAAVGMICLAFVLSPNRQPVPQNLAPTTPEQASISEQQNNAESHSQFSKVSSVIEERCTVCHSAKPTSPLFSAAPAGVMFDTPEQIQQMAAKIHAQTIASQIMPLGNITQMTQEERDLLATWIAQGAQIN
- a CDS encoding outer membrane protein OmpK, which encodes MNFKLAPLSLALAGSLLAAPAFAEMHWQNNSLTYLYGKNFAVDSGQDGREADIQQTITFEHASGWNWGDMFLFVDHKWFNGHSGKDGRTYYGEFSPRLSLGKVTGKDLSFGPIKDVLISATYERGESQADGTPNQNYLLGPAVDLEVPGFDRFAINTYYRKPDGATGKASGQWQITPTWAMTIPVGKSDILFDGYIDWVVNDAGSKNSPDYVAKNLHINPQIKYDLGKALDKKAGMLYVGIEYDYWSNKYGIEDSSAFNTDNNVVNFIVKAHYF
- a CDS encoding methyl-accepting chemotaxis protein, producing the protein MTDMVATAVHEMGLTVQEIARNASNAAQASQGARGEALQARTVVGESIAHIERMSGDIGDAAEAVTDLAQQVADIDKVLAVIRSISEQTNLLALNAAIEAARAGEMGRGFAVVADEVRTLASRTQASTDEIQQMIQGLKSGAENAVTSMHAGQAATGTGVQASQRTGTSLATITEQIEAISDMNTQVAAATEEQSSVTEEITHNVQGIADLAQSTASEVQGCLERCRELSRLAEDLQRKMGSFRL